CATCACCCCAGGGGTGTGGGACAGGCATAAGGCTTGCTGGGAAGGGTGGCCCCAGCTTGCAGGCAGTATTAGGGGAACAGGGTCGGCCTATTAAGGCTGGGGATTCTACTGAAGAAATaatcacacagagaaaaaacaaaactttattgtTCCCTCCAAGGGATTAATGCCAGGAAATGAATGGTccccatgccccccacccctgggggaCAGACAGGGCAGTGCAGGGTGCAGCATGGCCCCTCCAGTCCAGGTTGAACTTCCAACCCCTGAGGCCCCCTCACTCGAAAAAATTGGCAATCCTGCCATTGCGGAAACAGTGacctgggccagggccaggactCCAGGACTCTACAGCTTGGAGACGACCAGGGATAAGGGACACCAACCACTCTAGAGAGGCTGGGCCCCAGACCCAGGAGACCCCTCCCCAAGGGTGGGACACAGCTGCAGGCCTGGGGGAGCCCGAGGGCCCTTGGCTGGAGAGTCTCACGCAGAGGGGCACCTGGGCACAGGGGCAGCCCAGGAATCAGATGAGAACCCGAGAAGGAGACACTGCAGGTGGATGCCGAGGTCCAAAGCCACTACTTGTCAATGAGCCCGCCCTCCTTGAGCTTAAAGTAGAAGAATTTCTCCAGGGCGCTGGCGCAGCGGCAGTACTCGCTGTCTGGGGGGTTGTACTCGCGGCAGTTGGCAATGACCCGCTGCAGGTCGGCCACAAAGAGCTTCCGGGTCACATAGTAGCGGCTGCGCAGCCTCTCGGTCATGGTCTTCAGGTCTGGGGCAGCGGGAGAGAAGGGCCCGCCTTGCAGAGGCTGCGTGGCCCAGGCAAGGCAGCagcaggcgggggcgggggcagagggaaggggttGCAACGGAGGGTCCTCACCGATGGGGAAGCGGATGACCTCGTAGTAGTCTGGGGCCTCCGACTTCTTCACCGGCTCCATGaagggccaggcactggggtGGGACTGCAGAGGAGAGCCAAGCTGGGGCTGGGCCACTGTGCCCCCACCCAGCTCGTGACTGTCACCCCCCTACCCACCCTGGGTCAGAAAGCCACAGCCACTGGCACGGGGGCTACCAGAAGGGAGTCTCCCCACCTTGATCTGGGCCAGCAGGTTTTTGAGGGTCGTGTAGAGCTGGTCCGGGTCCTTCAGCTCCTTCCTTCAGGGAGAGAGGCCAAGTCTGAGGctcctggtccctctgcctccccctccccctcctctccctccacacaACTCACCCCTTGTCCTTCCCCAGCGGCTTCCAGCCCGTCTCTCCTGcaaagtggggagtggggagaacaCCCCTAAGAATGCCTGTCCACACCCCTAGCAGTATGCACCCCCTCCCCGGCAAAGACCCTTGCTCACGGATGCCGGGGACGCTCTCCACAGGGATCTGCCTCACACCCTCCTTGAAGCAGCTGAGCCCAGGGTAGACCTTTCGGATCTGGGCCTGTTTGCGCTCAATCAGCTTCTTGATGatctgagagaaggaaaagtctGAAGGGCCAACCCCAGCTCCAGCAACCACCCTCCCTGAGCCACAGTCAGGGCCCCTCCTAATTTCCCCtaagaggcagaggaagggccaAGACCCTGGCCCATCCCACTTCACATGTGCACATGCATTATACACCCACACGTGTGTTCACCCTCAAATGCACGTTCACAAAAAGCCCCACAGATGCAAGCGTGTGCATGTGAGCACATGTGCACAAACACGCATGCACACCTCCTTCTGCTTCTTAATGATGTGGGACAGCTCTGTGTAGGGGATCCGAGGATTCAGCTCACACTCCATCAGTGTCGCGCCCTCATAGTCCTTAATGTAGCCCAGGTAGCGGCTCTTGGGCACCTTGATGTCCTTGGAGAAGCCCTAGTGGGTGAAGAGTTATGGCCAATCCCATCAGCAAGGTTTTTTTCCAACTTGAATCTGTCCCTGGAATGTTCGCAGGCCGGCTGCCCCTCCTGACTCCCCCTTAAGAGCTTCCCAGTTCTCCCGACCTGCCCGCTGCCCTTTAAGAGAACCCTCTTCTtccctggggcagcagcaggagggaggaagacaggcaTGAAGGACTTCCCCGCAGGTGTTGGATGGAACAGGGGACACAAAGGGACACCAGGGGGCTGGACAGAATGCCCCCTGTCCCCAGGTAGGGTGCAAGCATGGGGTGAGGCAAGCGTCACCTGTTTTTTGAAGTAGCCAATGGCGTACTCATCAGCGTAAGTGAGGAAGTAGAGGATGTTGTGTTTGATGTGATACTCCTTCAGGTGGTTCATCAGGTGAGTCCCATAgccctgtgggggagggggaagggcttAGCAGGGGGAGGGGTCAGGCCTGGGGCTAGAGAGGTCTAAGGAGGGCCGGGAGAAGAGGGAGCCGactggaaaggaggtgggaataGCCAGGGGATCCAAGTCAGGTAGGAGGAAGGTGATCGGCAAGGAAGGAGAGTTTATGGGGAGAAAAGTGAAGGATGCTGGGTTTCTAAGCGCTTACTCTGGGCCAGGTGTGGTGCTTGGTTCTTTACAGATCAATCCTCAAGTTAACAGCTATCATTACCTCCATCTTacaggaagaaaaactgaaactcagcTACGTTTGGAAATGTGTCCAAGGTCAGGTGGCCAGCCACAGCCAGGAGGACCAGGATCCAAACTTAACCTGTATGCTGTGGTCCACAGGCCACTAGGTCGCATTCCCTGGGCCTCAGAACtggggggaagaggaaggggaatcACAAGGGCCCCACTCATCGCAGCATCTGAATCCCAAAGACACCCTCACTCTGTCTCCTACACACGATAGGACCAAGGAGGCACCATGCAGATCCGGGCTATGTAAAACAGGACAACCAGGGACCCTAACAATGGGTCTGTTGTGACAATTAAAGGGCAGAAGCCAGGACTATCACTCAGCGCAGGGCTATTGTAAAACTTAACTCCCTAGCGTATGTAAATGTTCCTATGATGAAGGAAATACTGGGCCATTTAAAACTGTTACTGTAAATCtgaagagttctcatcacaaataaaaaaatatcttttttcctattcctttaattttgtatctatgtggGAGGACGTATGTTCACTAAACTcatcatggtaatcatttcatgatgtacgTCTCTCAAATCATCATGCTGGACACCTTACACTTACACAGCCCTACGTGTCAGTCACACCTCAACAAagccagaagaaaacaaaataaaagtgttATAGATTCTTGGGTTCCATTTGTCAACAGGTGTTTCCTTAATCCAGTTGTCAAAGAACGACTGCCACCTTGTGGGTTTGTGAGGAACTGCCTGGCCGTTAAGGGTTGGGGGCAGCTGTGCTACCACACAGTGCTGCCCTCACCTGGTCCAGACGCAGAGGCAGAAGGTGGGACATGGCTGGCACCAGGTGCTTGGACTCACCTTGACCTGCTCGTTTGAGGTGACAGCACAGAAGACAATCTCCGTGAAGCCCTGGGTGGGAAACATGCGGAAGCAGATCCCACCAATGACCCGCCCATCCTTGATCAAAGCCAGAGTCTTGTGCTTCCTGAGGGGAGAGAGGTCAGGTCACAGTCCCTACCTGTCCCCCAAATGCTCCCCAGAAACCCACAGCCCTGGAGACCTGAGCTGTACCCAGTGCTGGGAACCAAGGAGCAAGAATTCCTCAAGGCTGGAGGGAAAGGCCgggggagcagtggggaggcaCCGCGGCCTGGGGTTGGGCTCTCCGGGGGGGACGTACGGGTCAAAGACAAGGCGGGCGATATACTCCTTGGGCATGCGTGGCAGCTGGTGGGAGAAGACATTCTGTAGCCCCACGAGCCAAAGCAACACCCGCCGGTTGGCCTTGGGTGTGAGTGAGTTGCCGATGACGTGGAACTCGATGATGCCGCGGCGCTCCTCCAGGCGGGCGGTCTCATCCCGGGCTGCGTTGGCCGACAGCAGGCTTGTCTGGGTACCAGAGAAGGGGTGGTGAGCCGGGGTCTCAGATGGCAAGGCCCCTCCCCTACTGGTCAGTAAGCCAGGCTGCCCACCTCAGGCCCCAGCATGGCAGCGGGGTCAGTGATGGTGAGCATGACCTCGTTGACTAGCTCCATGGGGATGTCGCCCATCACTCGGAGCCGCTTGGCATCCTCCAGGGTCAGGTTCTCTGGGAGCTTCCTCTTCTCGCCTGCTAGGGAGGTTGGCAAGGTTTCCCAGGGACAACaagagaggttgggggagggagaaatgagcGGCAGAGGTTGGAGTCAAGTACCCACCTGGCATGGGCTCAGCCCCTCCAGAATCCAGGCTCAAGGAGCTGTTGCTGCTCCCACCTATGGTGGGGCTGAAGATGGGGGCGCTGGGGACAACCGCGGCATTGACAGTAgctgagagagaagagacaaaaaacTCAGGAGATGCATACTGAAGGTGCTGGAGCATCCTGCAAAGGGATCTGGGCTCTCTGAACCCCAAGTGAGCCCCCCTGCGCTTCCCCACTGCTGCCATTCGCAGTCCCTCCTCCACAGCAGGGCTGAGCTCAGCTAGGAAGGCCAAGTAGAGAGCCCGCACGTACCTGGCCGGGGCACCAGCTGGGTCCCTTCTGAGGGAGGCATGGTGAAGCCTGACTCCCAGATTGGAGAGTTTGCCCCGTAGATCTCCTCCTCCAACATAGACAGGAAtctgtggggcaggaggggacagtCTGTCCCACAACTCTGTCCTCCAACTGAGGAGGCAGCCTGGGCCAGACACCGGAGGGGCTGGAGGGCACGCTGCCCTCAGGGAACTGGGAGCATAAGAACAAGACAGCCTCTGCCTTCAGACGAGGGGGAGGCAAAGCATCCTGCCTTCTGGGAGCCCCTTGTtgaaggcaggagggcaggacaaTCCGGAACAGAGACCAGAGGCGCAGTGAGCCATGGGAACAGCACAGGGAGGTGGCGTCTGAGCCAATGGCATCCTGTGCTGTGTGGCCAGGCAGGGTACCCAGTCACCCTAGGCCTCAGTATCAAAATGTGACTCTGAATCCACCTTCTCCTGCCTCATCGTACTCCCACCTGGTGGTAGGAGCCCAGGAGGGCATGGGTTAGTCAGGAAAGTCTTCTTGAACTGGGTAGCAATGAGCCaggtttaaaatgaaaagaaagtatggCAGAGCAGAGGAAAATCTTACAGAAATGACCAGGACAGGGGTGGAAATCGGTTTCACCTTAAGTGTAAGCTCTGGTTTCTTGGAGTGCTGTGGTGGGAAAGATTCTGAGCTGTGTCCACACCCCATGGGAAACAATTAGTCACATCTATCAGGGGTGTGGGTGGAGGCAGAGTTAGCACCTGGGCCATTTAACTGCCATCCCCAAACTAGTACACAAAAGGCAAATAGCTAGCAAGTTGCATCTGGGCCATGTGCAAGTCAGCCAGCTGGAGGCCCAGATCCCAGAAGGCTcctggagggaaagaaggg
The sequence above is a segment of the Camelus ferus isolate YT-003-E chromosome 16, BCGSAC_Cfer_1.0, whole genome shotgun sequence genome. Coding sequences within it:
- the KAT2A gene encoding histone acetyltransferase KAT2A isoform X1 — encoded protein: MAEPSQSSTPAPAAQPRPLQSPAPAPTPTPALSPASAPTPAPTPAPVPAPAAAPAGSTGTGGPGVGSGGTGSGGDPARPGLSQQQRASQRKAQVRGLPRAKKLEKLGVFSACKANETCKCNGWKNPKPPTAPRMDLQQPAANLSELCRSCEHPLADHVSHLENVSEDEINRLLGMVVDVENLFMSVHKEEDTDTKQVYFYLFKLLRKCILQMTRPVVEGSLGSPPFEKPNIEQGVLNFVQYKFSHLAPRERQTMFELSKMFLLCLNYWKLETPAQFRQRSQAEDVATYKVNYTRWLCYCHVPQSCDSLPRYETTHVFGRSLLRSIFTVTRRQLLEKFRVEKDKLVPEKRTLILTHFPKFLSMLEEEIYGANSPIWESGFTMPPSEGTQLVPRPATVNAAVVPSAPIFSPTIGGSSNSSLSLDSGGAEPMPAGEKRKLPENLTLEDAKRLRVMGDIPMELVNEVMLTITDPAAMLGPETSLLSANAARDETARLEERRGIIEFHVIGNSLTPKANRRVLLWLVGLQNVFSHQLPRMPKEYIARLVFDPKHKTLALIKDGRVIGGICFRMFPTQGFTEIVFCAVTSNEQVKGYGTHLMNHLKEYHIKHNILYFLTYADEYAIGYFKKQGFSKDIKVPKSRYLGYIKDYEGATLMECELNPRIPYTELSHIIKKQKEIIKKLIERKQAQIRKVYPGLSCFKEGVRQIPVESVPGIRETGWKPLGKDKGKELKDPDQLYTTLKNLLAQIKSHPSAWPFMEPVKKSEAPDYYEVIRFPIDLKTMTERLRSRYYVTRKLFVADLQRVIANCREYNPPDSEYCRCASALEKFFYFKLKEGGLIDK
- the KAT2A gene encoding histone acetyltransferase KAT2A isoform X2, translating into MAEPSQSSTPAPAAQPRPLQSPAPAPTPTPALSPASAPTPAPTPAPVPAPAAAPAGSTGTGGPGVGSGGTGSGGDPARPGLSQQQRASQRKAQVRGLPRAKKLEKLGVFSACKANETCKCNGWKNPKPPTAPRMDLQQPAANLSELCRSCEHPLADHVSHLENVSEDEINRLLGMVVDVENLFMSVHKEEDTDTKQVYFYLFKLLRKCILQMTRPVVEGSLGSPPFEKPNIEQGVLNFVQYKFSHLAPRERQTMFELSKMFLLCLNYWKLETPAQFRQRSQAEDVATYKVNYTRWLCYCHVPQSCDSLPRYETTHVFGRSLLRSIFTVTRRQLLEKFRVEKDKLVPEKRTLILTHFPKFLSMLEEEIYGANSPIWESGFTMPPSEGTQLVPRPATVNAAVVPSAPIFSPTIGGSSNSSLSLDSGGAEPMPGEKRKLPENLTLEDAKRLRVMGDIPMELVNEVMLTITDPAAMLGPETSLLSANAARDETARLEERRGIIEFHVIGNSLTPKANRRVLLWLVGLQNVFSHQLPRMPKEYIARLVFDPKHKTLALIKDGRVIGGICFRMFPTQGFTEIVFCAVTSNEQVKGYGTHLMNHLKEYHIKHNILYFLTYADEYAIGYFKKQGFSKDIKVPKSRYLGYIKDYEGATLMECELNPRIPYTELSHIIKKQKEIIKKLIERKQAQIRKVYPGLSCFKEGVRQIPVESVPGIRETGWKPLGKDKGKELKDPDQLYTTLKNLLAQIKSHPSAWPFMEPVKKSEAPDYYEVIRFPIDLKTMTERLRSRYYVTRKLFVADLQRVIANCREYNPPDSEYCRCASALEKFFYFKLKEGGLIDK
- the KAT2A gene encoding histone acetyltransferase KAT2A isoform X3, with amino-acid sequence MAEPSQSSTPAPAAQPRPLQSPAPAPTPTPALSPASAPTPAPTPAPVPAPAAAPAGSTGTGGPGVGSGGTGSGGDPARPGLSQQQRASQRKAQVRGLPRAKKLEKLGVFSACKANETCKCNGWKNPKPPTAPRMDLQQPAANLSELCRSCEHPLADHVSHLENVSEDEINRLLGMVVDVENLFMSVHKEEDTDTKQVYFYLFKLLRKCILQMTRPVVEGSLGSPPFEKPNIEQGVLNFVQYKFSHLAPRERQTMFELSKMFLLCLNYWKLETPAQFRQRSQAEDVATYKVNYTRWLCYCHVPQSCDSLPRYETTHVFGRSLLRSIFTVTRRQLLEKFRVEKDKLVPEKRTLILTHFPKFLSMLEEEIYGANSPIWESGFTMPPSEGTQLVPRPATVNAAVVPSAPIFSPTIGGSSNSSLSLDSGGAEPMPAGEKRKLPENLTLEDAKRLRVMGDIPMELVNEVMLTITDPAAMLGPETSLLSANAARDETARLEERRGIIEFHVIGNSLTPKANRRVLLWLVGLQNVFSHQLPRMPKEYIARLVFDPKHKTLALIKDGRVIGGICFRMFPTQGFTEIVFCAVTSNEQVKGYGTHLMNHLKEYHIKHNILYFLTYADEYAIGYFKKQGFSKDIKVPKSRYLGYIKDYEGATLMECELNPRIPYTELSHIIKKQKEIIKKLIERKQAQIRKVYPGLSCFKEGVRQIPVESVPGIRETGWKPLGKDKGKELKDPDQLYTTLKNLLAQIKT